A genomic window from Sphingobacterium spiritivorum includes:
- a CDS encoding cold-shock protein: MAQTQQKKENQKKKLEKRKSKEQKKEYKKTHNSKGKSLEEMFVYVDEFGNLSNTPPTQKYEFKPSDLERPVIEEEFSFGKVSFFNEQGQYGFIRNNETRESVYFNTNLVGFVLYIDQKVKFKYQSTKQGLQVTSVEVIK, from the coding sequence ATGGCACAAACACAGCAAAAAAAAGAAAATCAAAAGAAAAAATTAGAAAAAAGAAAATCAAAAGAACAAAAAAAAGAGTATAAAAAAACTCACAATTCCAAGGGTAAATCACTGGAAGAGATGTTTGTCTATGTTGACGAATTTGGAAATCTCTCTAATACTCCTCCTACCCAAAAGTACGAATTCAAGCCTTCAGATCTGGAACGTCCTGTCATCGAAGAAGAATTTTCATTCGGAAAAGTTTCTTTCTTCAATGAACAAGGTCAGTACGGTTTTATCCGCAACAATGAAACGCGTGAAAGTGTATATTTTAACACCAATCTTGTTGGTTTCGTACTGTATATAGACCAAAAGGTCAAATTTAAATATCAATCTACCAAACAGGGGCTACAGGTTACATCCGTAGAAGTTATCAAATAA
- a CDS encoding SRPBCC family protein has product MIHRLYQEQQLNCDLQTAWTFFSAANNLSKITPPEMKFTVLTSFDNDEIYEGMLIRYRVSPLFGITINWETKITQVDFQKSFTDYQAKGPYKLWNHHHEFIPNDKGVLMKDTVDYELPFGWLGELTHNWIVKPRLAEIFRYRRQVLDQKFGDTPTV; this is encoded by the coding sequence ATGATACATCGATTATATCAGGAACAACAGCTCAATTGCGATCTGCAGACCGCATGGACATTTTTTTCTGCAGCAAATAATCTTTCCAAAATTACTCCTCCCGAAATGAAATTCACCGTATTGACATCCTTTGACAATGATGAAATTTATGAAGGAATGCTTATTCGCTACCGTGTTTCACCGCTATTTGGCATCACAATAAACTGGGAAACCAAAATTACACAGGTAGACTTTCAGAAAAGTTTTACAGACTATCAGGCTAAAGGACCGTATAAGTTATGGAACCATCACCATGAATTTATTCCCAATGACAAAGGCGTATTGATGAAAGATACGGTAGATTATGAATTGCCATTCGGATGGCTTGGAGAGCTAACGCACAACTGGATTGTCAAACCACGATTAGCGGAAATATTCCGGTACAGGCGTCAGGTTCTCGATCAAAAATTCGGAGATACGCCCACTGTCTGA
- a CDS encoding acyl-CoA dehydrogenase family protein has translation MKEGFEIFLKKFENRIHELFHHESDINELSINRGLPQDVWDKIMELKPLSVAIPETFGGRGAKVSECLSILAAASYESLPLSLTFGINIALFLEPLAKYGHSDVQQPIFDRFLHHKAMGGLMITEPDFGSDALNMRTQYEESEAGYKLKGQKHWQGLTGMADFWIIAARKDMGQGDLARDVEFFVTDNSRPEQQIQVEHYFNNLGLYMIPYGMNTIDLEVPANQKLLQKSTGIKMMLDILHRSRLQFPGMGMGFIKRMLDEALSHCTSRKVGGQQLLALDSVQYQISRIQSSYSLCSGMCARSSSMSGIDQDLATAGLEANSMKALVTDLMQEAAQICVQLSGSSGYKIDHVAGRGIVDSRPFQIFEGSNEMLYTQIAEMVIKQMKKSKESNFGQYLQGFERCDRVAVLFKPVLDFQITESLVQRQMVVLGKIIARLVCLQYVGDMTDKGFRTDLYDNCVKHIEMDIKKLLSDFLNYNDAKPIVEYQEQSNWIDFI, from the coding sequence ATGAAAGAAGGCTTTGAAATATTTTTAAAGAAATTTGAGAACAGAATACATGAGCTGTTCCACCACGAATCAGATATAAATGAATTAAGTATAAACCGTGGACTTCCTCAGGATGTCTGGGACAAAATAATGGAACTAAAGCCTCTTTCTGTCGCCATCCCAGAAACTTTTGGAGGGAGAGGAGCAAAGGTCAGTGAATGTCTGTCCATCCTTGCTGCTGCTTCTTATGAATCTTTGCCGTTATCATTGACCTTTGGAATCAATATTGCCCTTTTTCTGGAGCCGTTAGCGAAATATGGTCATTCAGATGTACAACAGCCTATATTTGATCGTTTCCTTCATCACAAAGCGATGGGCGGACTGATGATCACAGAACCGGACTTCGGGAGTGATGCGTTGAATATGCGTACACAATACGAAGAGTCGGAAGCAGGTTATAAGCTTAAAGGACAAAAACACTGGCAGGGACTGACCGGTATGGCAGATTTTTGGATCATTGCAGCCCGTAAGGATATGGGACAGGGCGATCTTGCCCGTGATGTTGAATTTTTTGTTACGGATAACAGCCGTCCGGAGCAACAGATACAGGTAGAACATTATTTTAATAATCTGGGACTATATATGATTCCGTATGGTATGAATACCATCGATCTGGAAGTACCGGCCAATCAGAAATTATTGCAAAAGAGTACAGGTATCAAGATGATGCTGGATATTCTTCACCGGAGTCGTCTGCAATTCCCGGGTATGGGAATGGGCTTTATTAAACGTATGCTGGATGAAGCCTTGTCGCATTGTACCAGCCGTAAGGTAGGAGGGCAGCAACTGCTGGCTCTAGATTCTGTACAATATCAGATATCCCGTATTCAATCTTCATATAGTCTGTGTTCAGGAATGTGTGCACGCAGTTCTTCTATGAGTGGAATCGATCAGGATCTGGCTACTGCAGGGCTGGAAGCAAACAGTATGAAAGCATTGGTAACCGATCTGATGCAGGAAGCAGCGCAAATCTGTGTGCAGCTGTCCGGTTCAAGCGGTTATAAAATTGATCATGTAGCCGGACGCGGTATCGTAGACAGCAGACCTTTCCAGATATTTGAAGGATCTAACGAAATGCTTTATACTCAGATTGCAGAAATGGTTATCAAGCAGATGAAGAAATCCAAGGAAAGCAATTTTGGTCAGTATTTACAAGGATTTGAACGTTGCGATCGTGTCGCAGTCCTGTTTAAGCCTGTGCTGGATTTCCAGATCACCGAAAGTCTGGTACAGAGACAAATGGTTGTTCTTGGTAAGATTATCGCCAGATTAGTATGTTTACAGTATGTGGGTGATATGACAGATAAAGGTTTCAGAACAGATCTGTATGACAACTGTGTCAAACATATTGAGATGGATATCAAAAAATTATTGTCTGATTTCCTGAATTACAATGATGCAAAGCCAATTGTTGAATATCAGGAACAGTCCAACTGGATAGATTTTATTTAA
- a CDS encoding winged helix-turn-helix transcriptional regulator has translation MSNMAINDKVRETTCSEELMAIRDSLDILGGKWKLMILRYLSNRQGQDIHFKKMQREISGISAKMLSKELKDLERNLLITRSVQDQHLIMVYYAVTEYGKSVLPLTENLVEWGLYHREKIKAEMK, from the coding sequence ATGAGCAATATGGCGATTAATGATAAGGTACGTGAGACGACATGCAGTGAAGAGCTGATGGCTATCCGTGATAGTCTGGATATATTGGGTGGGAAATGGAAATTAATGATCTTACGCTACCTCAGCAACCGTCAGGGACAGGATATACATTTTAAAAAAATGCAAAGAGAAATATCCGGAATCTCTGCGAAGATGCTCAGTAAAGAGTTAAAAGATCTGGAACGTAATCTGCTGATTACACGTTCGGTACAGGATCAGCACTTGATAATGGTGTATTATGCTGTTACGGAATATGGAAAGAGTGTGTTGCCGCTGACTGAAAATCTTGTGGAGTGGGGGCTTTATCACCGGGAGAAGATAAAAGCAGAAATGAAATAA
- a CDS encoding RNA polymerase sigma factor, whose product MTQETFKSVVFIHKDKLFRFANRFLVDPQDAFDIVQEVLIKLWESRMELSKVSNVEAYAMRMTKNLSLNKISREAVKYKAESYEMQEVQKEKYPALTRDLILQLIDRLPEKQRLVMYLRDIEEYEFDTICELTGIDENAARVNLSRARNTVKNGLTMIFDYEERRIRAIKS is encoded by the coding sequence ATGACACAGGAAACTTTTAAATCGGTCGTTTTTATCCATAAGGATAAATTATTCCGGTTTGCAAATCGCTTCCTGGTTGATCCGCAAGATGCTTTTGATATTGTACAGGAAGTACTGATCAAACTCTGGGAATCTCGTATGGAGCTCAGCAAGGTATCGAATGTCGAGGCTTATGCGATGCGCATGACAAAAAACCTGTCTTTAAATAAGATAAGCAGAGAAGCTGTAAAATATAAAGCGGAAAGTTATGAAATGCAGGAAGTCCAGAAAGAGAAATATCCCGCTCTGACCCGGGACCTGATTCTCCAGCTGATTGACAGGTTACCTGAAAAGCAAAGATTAGTGATGTATCTGCGGGATATAGAAGAATATGAATTTGATACCATCTGTGAATTAACCGGAATAGATGAGAATGCGGCCAGAGTGAATCTGTCACGTGCACGCAATACCGTAAAGAATGGATTAACAATGATTTTTGATTATGAAGAAAGAAGAATTAGAGCGATTAAAAGCTAA
- a CDS encoding DUF4252 domain-containing protein has product MKHLLIIVSLLCFSISQAQLSKLDQIFDQYKEGKGVTSIKIGKPMFSMLNKMKLSDNDLESIRPLLTNINSIKMLIVEGDTPELQSDVSKAISKLNYEELMMINSEENKIKFLAENTQSETINNLLLSIITDDSTIFMILDGKVKYDDISKLINSVN; this is encoded by the coding sequence ATGAAACATCTATTAATTATCGTGAGCCTGCTGTGCTTTAGCATATCTCAGGCGCAACTGTCAAAACTCGATCAGATTTTTGATCAGTACAAAGAAGGCAAGGGTGTCACCTCCATTAAGATCGGAAAACCAATGTTTTCGATGCTCAATAAGATGAAATTGTCAGATAATGATCTCGAAAGCATTCGTCCGCTTCTGACAAATATCAATTCTATCAAAATGCTCATTGTCGAAGGAGACACTCCCGAACTGCAATCTGATGTATCAAAAGCGATCAGTAAGTTAAACTATGAGGAACTGATGATGATCAATTCGGAAGAGAATAAAATTAAGTTTCTGGCAGAAAACACACAATCCGAAACCATCAACAACTTATTGCTCAGTATTATTACAGATGATTCGACCATTTTTATGATACTGGATGGAAAAGTAAAATACGATGATATCAGCAAACTCATTAACAGCGTAAATTAA
- a CDS encoding sensor histidine kinase: MEETNLIRLLVVGIVVSKLIVAVLFVLFYRKNKQLSKERQSLVDANAEINRYVGRIEEQNRALVEAEQFKAKIFSVVSHDLRVPVSTFQTLLSFSRVVEIPPEEIRKTLIKIGSELDDSSKMLDEVLIWAAEQMTNEKIILAPLSAYERVEEAYHLFYERISFKQLIFMNNIPKDFVLMGNKKIVDLIIRNLISNAVKFSLSGQEIVVGLSSSPANHILYVQDNGVGMSEEQVASLQTATIKSSSEGTFKEKGAGIGLVLCYDFAHRLGWNINVSSKEGSGSIFQIQIPVHVS; the protein is encoded by the coding sequence ATGGAAGAAACTAATCTTATCCGATTGTTAGTGGTCGGTATTGTGGTAAGCAAATTGATTGTTGCAGTTTTGTTTGTCTTATTCTATCGAAAAAATAAACAACTCTCAAAAGAGCGGCAATCCCTTGTCGATGCCAATGCGGAGATCAACCGTTATGTTGGCCGTATTGAAGAGCAGAACAGAGCCCTCGTGGAGGCGGAACAATTTAAAGCTAAGATTTTCTCGGTTGTATCACATGATCTGCGTGTACCTGTAAGTACCTTTCAGACGCTTTTATCCTTTTCCAGAGTGGTAGAGATTCCTCCTGAAGAAATTCGGAAAACTCTTATTAAAATCGGTTCAGAACTGGATGATTCGTCCAAAATGCTGGATGAAGTACTGATCTGGGCTGCTGAACAAATGACAAATGAAAAAATAATCCTTGCTCCATTGTCAGCTTATGAACGTGTAGAAGAAGCATATCATTTGTTCTATGAACGTATCAGTTTTAAACAACTGATATTTATGAATAATATTCCAAAGGATTTTGTTCTTATGGGTAACAAAAAAATAGTTGACCTTATAATTCGTAACCTGATAAGCAATGCCGTGAAGTTCAGTCTCAGCGGACAGGAAATTGTAGTCGGTCTCTCCTCTTCACCGGCTAATCATATATTGTATGTTCAGGATAACGGTGTTGGTATGAGTGAAGAGCAGGTGGCATCTTTGCAAACTGCAACCATTAAATCCAGTTCGGAAGGAACTTTCAAAGAAAAGGGGGCTGGCATCGGTCTTGTTTTATGTTATGATTTTGCACATCGTCTGGGCTGGAATATAAATGTCAGCAGTAAAGAGGGAAGTGGAAGTATCTTTCAAATCCAAATCCCTGTTCATGTTTCTTAA
- a CDS encoding NADP-dependent oxidoreductase: MKAIVLNEQNELIDQEVEMRPVSENEVLIRIMASAFNPIDYQMRESEQERKYLFSPILGREFSGIVEKTGSAVTDFRIGDGVFCACGSMGSNGSYATHILVPQEIAALKPQSVSFEEAAALPVVGITSLQALNRIALTPETRILVTGASAGVGNFLVKLLLAKGIKHLTVTAGNKDRHQQLTMIGVQQEQIADYHNPALSSELIKRNGGVKFDIVVDCVGHYLSEIAAEVMKANAVYVDITNRISAKGRDMLFDIGATVHHISNFVYAGEKRYAYFRQSLQQIRHYIDETEVTPPAITVIGGLSAENAEYAQHLLQNNRTPGSKLIMQNQI, translated from the coding sequence ATGAAAGCAATCGTATTAAATGAGCAAAACGAACTGATAGACCAGGAGGTCGAAATGCGCCCTGTATCTGAAAATGAAGTACTCATCCGCATCATGGCTTCAGCCTTCAACCCTATTGACTATCAGATGCGCGAAAGTGAGCAGGAAAGAAAATACCTCTTTTCACCTATACTGGGGCGTGAATTTTCGGGCATAGTAGAAAAAACAGGTTCAGCAGTTACAGATTTCCGGATCGGAGATGGAGTATTCTGTGCCTGTGGCAGTATGGGATCTAACGGAAGCTACGCCACCCATATCCTTGTTCCACAGGAGATAGCCGCACTCAAACCTCAGTCTGTATCCTTTGAAGAAGCTGCAGCCTTACCTGTAGTAGGCATAACTTCACTACAGGCACTCAACCGCATAGCTCTGACACCCGAGACACGTATACTGGTCACGGGAGCTTCTGCAGGTGTCGGAAATTTCCTTGTTAAATTACTGTTAGCTAAAGGTATCAAGCACCTTACCGTCACAGCAGGAAATAAAGACAGGCACCAACAATTGACAATGATCGGCGTACAACAGGAGCAGATAGCAGACTATCATAATCCTGCGCTAAGTAGTGAATTAATAAAACGGAATGGAGGTGTCAAATTTGATATTGTAGTCGATTGCGTAGGCCATTACCTGTCTGAAATCGCAGCAGAAGTCATGAAGGCAAATGCAGTGTATGTGGACATTACCAACAGAATATCAGCAAAAGGCAGAGATATGCTTTTTGATATCGGTGCGACTGTCCATCACATTTCAAACTTTGTATATGCCGGAGAGAAACGATATGCTTATTTCAGGCAATCACTGCAGCAGATCCGTCATTATATAGATGAGACTGAAGTAACACCTCCCGCTATAACTGTCATCGGAGGACTGTCTGCTGAAAATGCAGAGTATGCACAGCATTTGCTCCAAAATAATCGCACCCCGGGATCAAAATTAATTATGCAAAATCAAATCTGA
- a CDS encoding cupin domain-containing protein has protein sequence MNSIPRRVITAETNGQSYVESDEIVTNVSEHYPGLIISDIWQTSEMPASLSAEIPIPNTAIPNPITNGTYFRYVQIPPDHDLGISAPAGQPHPLMHKTPSLDYIVILSGEIYLITDSEETLLHPGDIVIQCGTNHAWSNRSDAPCIQLAILIDAKPKDQ, from the coding sequence ATGAACAGCATACCCAGAAGAGTTATTACAGCTGAGACTAACGGACAATCCTATGTTGAAAGTGATGAAATCGTAACAAATGTTTCGGAACATTATCCGGGTCTCATTATTTCAGACATCTGGCAGACGAGCGAGATGCCCGCAAGTCTTTCTGCCGAAATACCCATACCCAATACGGCTATCCCCAATCCGATCACAAATGGCACTTATTTCAGGTATGTGCAGATTCCTCCCGATCACGACCTTGGGATCAGTGCTCCCGCCGGACAACCTCATCCGCTGATGCACAAAACGCCCAGTCTGGATTACATTGTAATTCTTTCCGGAGAGATTTATCTGATTACCGACAGTGAAGAAACGCTGTTACACCCGGGAGATATAGTTATTCAATGTGGCACTAACCATGCCTGGAGCAACAGATCAGACGCCCCATGTATCCAGCTGGCTATTTTAATAGATGCCAAGCCAAAAGATCAGTAA
- a CDS encoding amidohydrolase → MKFIILFPIFLLLILSGCQTSSKKDIADIIYFGGPILTMEDDNPEVEAIAVKDGKILFSGTKAAADQYTGENTTLHDLNGKTLLPGFIDAHGHLASRAGMMQAIDLSPTPYGTVNSIPDLQKTLKEYIEKNNLTASQPIMGNGYDDAIMSEHRHPTREELDAISMTNPIIVIHTSGHASVANSAMLKLVGIEENAKDPEGGHYGRDIKTKKLNGKLEENASFTALIKLTTLLSKNAKSGVDKTQQELDNLVKAQDEWLSYGQTTICEGRTMGESVGLLKEAASKGLFKADVIYFPDYEFFKAQLDAFKPEYMVYTNRLKLGGFKFSDDGSPQGKTAWLTQPYLIPPEGQGADYKGFPIFTDSVLYEDLKTLFENNITAQLHVNGDAAIDQAIRVIKKLKDEGIYKPELRATLIHVQNSRPDHIARIKEIGVIPSYFSTHAYLWGDWHYSSVFGPERAAFISPAHSALKAGILFTIHHDAPVTPPDLITAVYAAVNRKTRSGRILGPDERVKPIEALKAITINAAYQFHEEEYKGSLKAGKLADLVILNQNPLTIDPLNIRDILVMETIKEGKTVYKK, encoded by the coding sequence ATGAAATTCATTATTCTTTTTCCCATATTCCTGCTTCTTATATTATCCGGCTGTCAGACATCATCCAAAAAGGACATTGCGGATATAATCTATTTCGGCGGTCCTATTCTGACTATGGAAGATGATAATCCGGAAGTCGAGGCTATTGCTGTAAAAGACGGAAAGATTCTGTTCAGCGGGACAAAGGCTGCTGCTGACCAATACACAGGAGAAAACACAACCTTACATGACCTTAATGGCAAAACGTTACTTCCCGGATTTATAGATGCTCATGGGCATCTGGCCTCCAGAGCAGGAATGATGCAGGCTATAGATTTGTCTCCGACTCCATACGGAACGGTGAATTCTATTCCGGATCTGCAGAAAACCCTGAAAGAATATATAGAAAAAAACAACCTTACAGCGAGTCAGCCTATAATGGGTAATGGATATGACGATGCTATCATGTCTGAGCACAGACATCCAACCCGTGAAGAACTGGATGCTATAAGTATGACGAATCCTATTATAGTGATTCATACTTCAGGACACGCAAGTGTCGCCAATTCGGCAATGTTAAAGCTGGTTGGTATAGAGGAAAATGCAAAGGATCCGGAAGGAGGACATTATGGAAGAGACATCAAAACAAAGAAACTGAATGGAAAACTGGAAGAAAATGCCAGCTTTACAGCCCTGATTAAATTGACGACGCTGTTGTCTAAAAATGCTAAATCAGGAGTTGACAAAACTCAACAGGAATTAGATAATCTTGTTAAGGCGCAGGACGAATGGTTGAGCTATGGACAGACGACGATCTGTGAAGGCAGAACAATGGGAGAGAGTGTGGGGCTACTCAAGGAAGCAGCTTCTAAAGGCTTATTTAAAGCTGATGTTATTTACTTTCCGGATTATGAATTTTTTAAAGCGCAACTGGATGCCTTCAAGCCGGAATATATGGTCTATACAAATCGTCTTAAATTAGGTGGCTTCAAATTTTCGGATGACGGATCGCCTCAGGGAAAAACGGCATGGCTGACACAGCCTTATCTGATTCCTCCGGAGGGACAGGGAGCAGATTATAAAGGCTTTCCTATTTTTACTGATTCGGTACTTTATGAAGATCTGAAGACTCTTTTTGAAAATAATATTACGGCGCAGCTGCATGTCAATGGGGATGCCGCTATAGATCAGGCTATTCGGGTTATAAAAAAGCTGAAGGATGAAGGGATTTATAAGCCTGAGCTGAGGGCTACACTTATACACGTACAGAACAGTCGTCCGGATCATATAGCCAGAATCAAAGAGATAGGGGTGATTCCTTCCTATTTTTCGACACATGCCTATCTGTGGGGAGACTGGCATTATTCCAGTGTATTCGGTCCGGAGCGGGCAGCCTTTATCAGTCCGGCTCATTCCGCTCTGAAAGCAGGGATTTTGTTTACTATTCATCATGATGCTCCCGTGACTCCTCCGGATCTGATTACAGCTGTGTATGCTGCAGTGAACAGAAAGACAAGATCAGGGAGAATACTGGGGCCAGACGAACGGGTAAAGCCTATAGAAGCACTAAAAGCGATAACGATCAATGCTGCATATCAATTTCACGAAGAAGAATATAAAGGATCTCTTAAAGCAGGTAAACTGGCTGATCTGGTGATTCTGAATCAGAATCCGCTTACTATTGATCCGTTAAACATCAGGGACATACTAGTGATGGAAACCATTAAAGAAGGCAAGACAGTCTATAAAAAATAA
- a CDS encoding DUF4252 domain-containing protein, translated as MKTLFTSTLILISCFLLQSCLVKSRPNMDFVQHNSISKGAEIVSVKVPGLLLNPFLKGSIKELEEEDPMIAMLLKKLKSLKVMTISNDKKGLLMKDFNKYLAKNKFEEMASVYSDGSIVSINGKMKGDRIKRLMLGIADDDELVFLDIKSDLDLNELAQMISYYEQKQEKQKQEKM; from the coding sequence ATGAAGACTTTATTTACATCTACCCTCATCCTGATAAGCTGCTTTCTGCTGCAAAGTTGCCTGGTAAAGAGCCGTCCAAATATGGATTTTGTGCAGCACAACAGTATCTCAAAAGGAGCGGAAATTGTTTCGGTAAAAGTACCAGGATTACTACTTAATCCATTCTTAAAAGGCTCAATAAAAGAACTGGAAGAAGAAGATCCGATGATTGCCATGCTGCTCAAAAAACTTAAAAGCCTTAAAGTGATGACGATATCAAATGATAAAAAAGGTTTGCTTATGAAGGATTTTAACAAATATCTGGCAAAGAATAAGTTTGAAGAAATGGCCAGTGTCTATAGTGACGGTTCGATAGTATCTATCAACGGCAAGATGAAAGGTGACCGTATCAAAAGATTAATGCTGGGAATTGCGGATGATGATGAACTGGTATTTCTGGATATCAAATCCGATCTTGATTTAAATGAACTTGCCCAAATGATTTCTTATTATGAGCAAAAGCAGGAAAAACAAAAACAAGAAAAAATGTAA
- a CDS encoding SDR family NAD(P)-dependent oxidoreductase — MKQHNIALVTGGSRGLGKEMVLRLAQKGIDIILTYNSRHDEAQEVVEQVNQLGQRAVAIQLNVADTAGFENFFGKVQHVLKDTFGTAHFDYLINNAGIGIHKSFAETTEEDFDTLLNIQFKGVFFLTQKALPLMNDGGSVINISTGLARFSFPGYAAYASMKGAIETLTKYLAKELGERRIRVNVVAPGAIETDFGGGAVRDNENMNKTIASVTALGRAGVPEDIGGVVAFLCTEEARWINAQRIEVSGGMML; from the coding sequence ATGAAACAACACAATATTGCACTAGTTACTGGCGGAAGCCGCGGACTGGGAAAAGAAATGGTACTTCGGCTGGCTCAGAAAGGTATAGATATTATACTGACCTATAACAGCAGACATGATGAAGCGCAGGAAGTAGTCGAACAGGTAAACCAGCTGGGACAGCGTGCTGTCGCCATACAGCTCAATGTCGCAGATACTGCAGGCTTTGAAAATTTCTTCGGTAAGGTACAGCATGTTTTGAAAGATACTTTTGGAACAGCACATTTTGATTATCTTATTAATAATGCGGGGATAGGTATTCACAAGTCTTTTGCGGAAACGACTGAAGAGGATTTCGACACTCTGCTTAATATTCAGTTCAAGGGAGTGTTTTTTCTGACACAGAAAGCTCTACCCCTCATGAATGACGGAGGTTCTGTAATCAATATCTCTACCGGTCTTGCACGTTTTTCATTTCCGGGATACGCAGCTTACGCTTCAATGAAAGGAGCTATAGAGACGCTTACCAAATATCTGGCAAAAGAACTGGGAGAAAGAAGAATCCGGGTCAATGTAGTTGCTCCCGGTGCTATTGAAACGGATTTTGGTGGAGGCGCTGTACGTGACAATGAAAATATGAACAAGACTATTGCTTCAGTAACTGCACTTGGTCGTGCAGGCGTACCCGAAGATATCGGTGGTGTAGTGGCTTTCCTTTGTACCGAAGAAGCCCGCTGGATCAACGCACAACGCATAGAAGTATCTGGTGGAATGATGCTGTAA
- a CDS encoding MepB family protein, with protein sequence MYFSKIKKHHLSMSAAIHTNIITPLIEKLYSPISQLEQLQFDKESSSYHAASFVAEDETILFRKANITPKKIGQFVTLWKRNSSSGETQPFDTTDQVDRVIILVTDKDRYGVFIFSADILRKMKIFTHDNIIGKRGFRVYAPWDNPENKQAMKTKEWQIRYFEYLSSDRIDRKSILLA encoded by the coding sequence ATGTACTTTAGTAAAATAAAGAAACATCACCTGTCTATGTCTGCTGCTATACATACAAACATTATCACCCCATTAATTGAAAAGCTGTATTCACCAATTTCACAACTGGAGCAACTCCAATTTGATAAAGAAAGCAGCAGCTATCATGCCGCTTCATTTGTGGCAGAGGATGAAACCATTCTCTTTCGCAAGGCGAATATTACACCTAAAAAAATCGGGCAGTTTGTAACACTGTGGAAGAGAAACAGTTCTTCAGGAGAAACGCAGCCGTTTGACACGACAGATCAGGTAGATAGGGTTATTATACTTGTAACGGATAAGGATCGTTACGGAGTCTTTATATTCTCAGCAGATATTCTGAGAAAAATGAAAATTTTTACGCATGACAACATAATTGGCAAAAGAGGTTTCAGGGTATATGCCCCCTGGGATAATCCTGAAAATAAGCAGGCTATGAAAACAAAAGAATGGCAGATCAGATATTTTGAATATCTTTCATCCGATCGTATTGATCGCAAATCCATACTTTTAGCCTGA
- a CDS encoding helix-turn-helix domain-containing protein, which translates to MDTSTKTPQRQQELTAIFMDELDKHLDDLLQGRISDMYEIRDIADHMHIHPRHLSNTIKRTTGRSACSFFEEKIIEQAKILLAQPNKSIQEIAVLLTYDPSNFTKFFKRFTQLTPKQYRNQILTDRTAKNMSSVA; encoded by the coding sequence ATGGATACGTCAACAAAAACACCACAAAGACAACAGGAGTTAACTGCAATTTTTATGGATGAACTGGATAAGCATCTGGATGATCTGCTACAGGGCAGGATATCGGACATGTATGAAATCAGGGATATTGCGGATCATATGCACATTCATCCGCGCCATCTCAGCAATACCATCAAACGTACTACAGGACGGTCAGCCTGCTCCTTCTTTGAGGAAAAGATCATTGAACAAGCTAAAATTCTGCTTGCTCAACCGAATAAAAGTATTCAGGAAATAGCGGTGCTGCTGACCTATGATCCTTCCAACTTCACTAAATTTTTCAAGCGATTCACACAATTAACGCCGAAACAGTACCGCAATCAGATTTTGACAGATCGAACGGCGAAAAATATGAGCAGCGTCGCCTGA